The proteins below come from a single Argentina anserina chromosome 1, drPotAnse1.1, whole genome shotgun sequence genomic window:
- the LOC126795992 gene encoding uncharacterized protein LOC126795992 — protein MSAQTFGYWLQWQVGLCTVIITGPTILALKYLKNSKQEPLNSVDLWSTCWKTVDPIWLLFYRAFAFLSMAKMLYDFLAIFPFFTLVFYTQWTFILVTLYFGLGTIISAHGCFVARNELKGKAKSKSQQKAGFLGNLMQIMYLTSAAASMLTDIVFWCLIVPFLTSMEFEMTLLIGAMHAVNAGFLIVDTALNRLPFPSLGFAYFVLFSALYITFQWTIHALGVDWWPYPFLELNTPWAPVCYLGLALVHIPCYWIYSLVFKAKGSIFTRLFPCAFVRLHS, from the exons ATGTCTGCCCAAACCTTTGGCTACTGGTTGCAGTGGCAGGTGGGACTTTGTACTGTGATCATCACAGGTCCTACAATTCTAGCTCTCAAGTACCTCAAGAACTCAAAGCAAGAGCCTTTGAATTCTGTTGACTTGTGGAGTACTTGTTGGAAGACAGTGGATCCTATTTGGCTTCTGTTCTACAGAGCTTTTGCTTTCCtttccatggccaaaatgcTCTATGACTTTTTGGCCATATTCCCATTTTTCACTCTCGTTTTCTACACCCA GTGGACTTTTATACTGGTTACTCTCTATTTCGGG CTGGGGACTATTATATCAGCTCATGGATGTTTTGTTGCAAGGAATGAATTGAAGGGGAAAGCCAAGTCAAAAAGCCAACAGAAAGCAGGATTCTTAGGAAATTTAATGCAGATTATGTATCTG ACAAGTGCAGCTGCTTCTATGCTTACAGATATAGTGTTTTGGTGTCTCATAGTTCCATTTCTAACGAGTATGGAGTTTGAAATGACTTTG ttgataggagctaTGCATGCCGTAAATGCCGGTTTCCTTATTGTGGATACTGCTCTCAACCGACTT CCGTTTCCATCGTTAGGATTTGCATATTTTGTGCTTTTTAGCGCCCTCTACATCACTTTCCAATGGACCATTCATGCCCTTGGTGTTGACTG GTGGCCATATCCTTTCCTTGAGCTAAATACACCTTGGGCGCCTGTATG TTATTTAGGGTTGGCATTGGTTCATATTCCATGTTATTGGATATATTCCTTGGTGTTCAAGGCAAAAGGCTCTATTTTTACCAGATTGTTTCCCTGTGCATTTGTAAGGTTGCATTCATGA
- the LOC126795985 gene encoding uncharacterized protein LOC126795985, translating into MALVVYWYDFVCFGIVGVAMVWALWGIWKKEGASKRFEDSTAYESLLVTRPDGEVFVSALPKGHVSTSQLWTSCWKGLHPGWLFLFRFVSFVVMASFLAWDVVAYDASIFVYYTEWTFTLVMLYFGLGTIVSGYGWWLSSNKPLSANGTRRDLEENSYRQIGNNGTIKLQSHYAQEEIQLRAGFWGYLMQIAFQTCAGAVVLTDVVFWCVIVPFLSTTHLGLNVLMGCMHTLNAFFILLDTSLNSLPFPWFRVSYFVLWSCLYVIFQWVIHGLGFPWWPYPFLELDTPWATLWYFCMALIHIPCYGLFALIIKAKYTIFPKLFPRAFVRPY; encoded by the exons ATGGCGCTCGTGGTTTACTGGTACGACTTCGTCTGCTTCGGCATTGTCGGCGTCGCCATGGTTTGGGCCTTGTGGGGCATTTGGAAGAAGGAAGGAGCCTCCAAGAGGTTCGAAGACAGTACTGCTTACGAGAGCCTTCTGGTGACCCGACCCGATGGGGAGGTCTTCGTGAGTGCATTGCCCAAGGGACATGTTAGTACTTCGCAGCTCTGGACTAGTTGCTGGAAAGGGCTTCACCCCGGTTGGCTGTTCTTGTTTCGGTTCGTGTCGTTTGTGGTTATGGCTAGCTTCTTGGCTTGGGATGTTGTTGCCTATGATGCTTCCATTTTCGTTTACTACACCGA GTGGACTTTCACATTGGTTATGCTGTATTTTGGG TTGGGTACCATAGTGTCTGGTTATGGATGGTGGTTGTCCTCAAACAAACCCCTCTCTGCAAATGGGACAAGAAGAGATTTGGAAGAGAATAGTTATAGGCAAATTGGAAATAACGGTACCATCAAATTGCAAAGCCATTATGCTCAGGAGGAGATTCAACTCAGAGCAGGATTTTGGGGATATCTCATGCAAATTGCATTCCAG ACTTGTGCAGGAGCAGTTGTCCTCACGGACGTTGTCTTTTGGTGTGTCATCGTCCCATTTTTATCAACTACTCACCTTGGCCTGAATGTG TTGATGGGTTGCATGCATACCTTGAACGCGTTTTTTATTCTTCTGGACACCAGTCTTAACAGCCTT CCATTTCCTTGGTTTCGGGTCTCATATTTCGTTCTTTGGAGCTGCCTCTATGTCATCTTTCAATGGGTCATTCATGGCCTTGGTTTCCCATG GTGGCCATATCCGTTCCTCGAGCTTGATACGCCATGGGCTACATTGTG GTACTTTTGTATGGCCTTGATTCACATCCCTTGCTATGGGTTATTTGCGCTGATTATAAAAGCCAAGTATACAATTTTCCCGAAATTGTTTCCTCGTGCATTCGTGAGGCCATACTAG
- the LOC126796002 gene encoding short-chain dehydrogenase reductase 3b-like: protein MSKPRLEGKVALITGAAGGIGEEAARLFAANGAFVVVADIQDELGLQVVASIASERVSYFHCDVRDENQVEQTVSYTLEKYGSLDVLFSNAGIMGPMTGILDLDIQGFDNTMITNVRGVAATVKHAARAMVARKIRGSIICTSSVAASLGGTAPHAYTTSKHALIGLVRSACSELGAYGIRVNCISPFGVATPLSCNAYNLAPNEVEANSLAIANLKGTVLKANHVAEAALFLASDDSCYVSGHNLVVDGGFSVVDHSFSSN from the exons atgtCTAAGCCAAG GCTGGAGGGCAAGGTGGCTCTCATCACTGGTGCAGCTGGGGGCATTGGTGAGGAAGCAGCAAGACTTTTTGCAGCGAATGGAGCGTTTGTTGTCGTAGCTGATATTCAAGACGAATTGGGTCTTCAAGTTGTAGCCTCAATAGCCTCCGAAAGGGTCTCTTACTTCCACTGCGATGTTAGAGACGAAAACCAAGTTGAACAAACCGTAAGTTACACATTGGAAAAATACGGCAGCTTAGACGTATTGTTCAGCAATGCAGGCATTATGGGTCCAATGACTGGTATTTTAGACCTCGATATCCAAGGTTTCGACAACACAATGATCACAAATGTCCGCGGAGTAGCGGCGACAGTGAAGCACGCCGCGCGTGCCATGGTTGCTAGAAAAATCCGTGGTTCAATTATATGCACTTCAAGCGTTGCAGCTTCACTCGGAGGTACAGCTCCACATGCTTATACAACATCAAAGCACGCCTTAATCGGGTTGGTGAGATCGGCTTGTAGTGAGCTTGGTGCTTATGGGATTCGAGTGAACTGCATTTCCCCATTTGGTGTAGCAACCCCTCTTTCGTGTAATGCTTATAACTTGGCGCCCAATGAGGTCGAGGCCAATAGCTTGGCCATTGCCAACTTGAAGGGAACTGTGTTGAAGGCCAATCATGTCGCAGAGGCCGCTCTGTTTCTTGCTTCAGATGATTCATGTTACGTTAGCGGACACAACTTGGTTGTTGACGGAGGCTTCTCGGTGGTCGATCACAGTTTTTCTTCCAATTAA